Proteins from a genomic interval of Synechococcus sp. A15-28:
- the dapA gene encoding 4-hydroxy-tetrahydrodipicolinate synthase yields MTSPAALSPTPFGRVVTAMVTPFDASGAVDLPLAGRLARHLVDQGSDGLVVSGTTGESPTLSWQEQLQLLQAVREAVGADAQVLAGTGSNCTAEAVEATREAAAAGADGALVVVPYYNKPPQDGLAAHFRAIAEAAPELPLMLYNIPGRTGCSMAPETVAQLMDCPNIVSFKAASGTTEEVTALRMACGSKLAIYSGDDGLTLPMMSVGAVGVVSVASHVVGLQIRAMIDAYLQGDAAVALALHEQMQPLFKALFATTNPIPVKAALQLNGWPVGAPRLPLTPLSDEMTSTLAQTMAALRQT; encoded by the coding sequence ATGACCTCTCCCGCCGCGCTTTCCCCCACCCCGTTCGGCCGTGTGGTCACGGCGATGGTCACCCCGTTTGATGCATCCGGGGCGGTGGATCTCCCCCTGGCCGGACGGCTCGCCCGTCATCTGGTGGACCAGGGTTCCGATGGCCTGGTGGTGAGCGGCACCACTGGTGAATCCCCCACCCTGAGCTGGCAGGAGCAGCTGCAGTTGCTGCAGGCCGTGCGCGAGGCGGTGGGTGCTGATGCCCAGGTGCTGGCCGGCACCGGCAGCAACTGCACCGCTGAGGCGGTGGAGGCCACCCGAGAAGCGGCCGCCGCCGGTGCCGATGGCGCTTTGGTGGTGGTGCCGTACTACAACAAGCCGCCTCAGGACGGCCTGGCCGCTCATTTCCGCGCCATCGCCGAGGCCGCTCCTGAGCTGCCGTTGATGCTCTACAACATCCCAGGCCGTACGGGCTGCAGCATGGCACCGGAAACGGTGGCGCAGCTGATGGACTGCCCCAACATCGTCAGTTTCAAGGCCGCCAGCGGCACCACCGAGGAGGTGACGGCCCTGCGCATGGCCTGCGGCTCGAAGCTGGCCATCTACAGCGGTGATGACGGCCTCACCCTGCCGATGATGTCCGTCGGTGCCGTGGGCGTGGTGAGTGTGGCCAGTCATGTGGTTGGCCTCCAGATCCGCGCCATGATTGATGCCTACCTGCAGGGCGACGCTGCCGTTGCCCTCGCCCTACACGAGCAGATGCAGCCCTTGTTCAAGGCTCTGTTCGCCACCACCAATCCGATTCCGGTCAAAGCCGCGCTTCAACTCAACGGCTGGCCCGTCGGCGCTCCACGACTACCTCTCACCCCTTTGTCAGACGAAATGACATCAACCCTTGCTCAAACCATGGCTGCCCTTCGTCAGACCTGA
- a CDS encoding ribonuclease J: MANNARSAKEQEPCLRVIPLGGLHEIGKNTCVFEYGDDLMLVDAGLAFPSDGMHGVNVVLPDTSFLRENQKRIRGMIVTHGHEDHIGGISHHLKHFNIPVIYGPRLALSMLTGKMDEAGVSDRTTLQTVSPRDVVKVGQHFSVEFIRNTHSMADSYSLAIKTPVGTIIFTGDFKFDHTPVDGEHFDMARLAHHGEEGVLCLFSDSTNAEVPGFCPPERSVFPNLDRHMASAEGRVIITTFASSIHRVSMILELALKNGRKVGLLGRSMLNVIAKARELGYMRAPDELFVPIKQINDVPDRETLLLMTGSQGEPLAALSRISRGEHPQVRVKTTDTIIFSASPIPGNTISVVNTIDKLMMLGAKVVYGKGEGIHVSGHGFQEDQKLMLALTKPKFFVPVHGEHRMLVQHSKTGHAMGVPENNTLIIDNGDVVELTPDSIRKGDPVKAGIELLDQSRNGIVDARVLKERQQLAEDGVVTILSAISTDGAMVAPPRVNLRGVVTTADARKMSLWTEREITWVLENKWKQLCRHTGGKAPEVDWMGVQREVEVGLGRRMRRELQVEPLILCLVQPAPGGTPVYKGRADAEPDDRPAPRGRRGGGGPGRSNNGQGRNTPAPVRTNTAPAPAPAAATAVVEKPDAQKAVASKPEPEPEMPAGRTRRRRSAAA, translated from the coding sequence ATGGCTAACAACGCACGATCCGCCAAGGAACAGGAGCCTTGTCTCCGGGTGATTCCCCTGGGGGGATTGCATGAAATCGGTAAGAACACCTGTGTGTTCGAGTACGGCGACGATCTGATGCTGGTGGATGCCGGTCTGGCGTTTCCAAGCGATGGCATGCACGGCGTGAATGTGGTCCTGCCGGACACCAGTTTTCTGCGGGAGAACCAAAAACGCATCCGCGGCATGATCGTGACCCACGGTCATGAAGATCACATCGGTGGCATCTCCCACCACCTCAAGCACTTCAACATCCCGGTGATCTACGGGCCCCGTCTGGCCCTGTCGATGCTCACCGGAAAGATGGACGAGGCCGGCGTCAGCGACCGCACCACGCTCCAGACCGTCAGTCCTCGCGACGTGGTGAAGGTGGGTCAGCACTTCTCGGTGGAGTTCATCCGCAACACCCACTCGATGGCGGACAGCTACTCGCTGGCCATCAAGACTCCGGTGGGAACAATCATTTTCACCGGTGATTTCAAGTTCGATCACACCCCGGTCGACGGCGAGCATTTCGACATGGCCCGGCTGGCCCACCACGGTGAAGAGGGTGTGCTGTGTCTGTTCAGTGACTCCACCAACGCTGAAGTGCCTGGCTTCTGCCCCCCTGAGCGTTCGGTGTTCCCCAATCTCGATCGCCACATGGCGTCTGCCGAGGGCCGGGTGATCATCACCACCTTCGCCAGCTCGATCCATCGGGTGTCGATGATCCTGGAACTGGCCCTGAAGAACGGCCGCAAGGTAGGCCTGCTGGGCCGCTCGATGCTCAATGTGATCGCCAAGGCCCGCGAGCTGGGTTACATGCGTGCGCCGGACGAACTGTTCGTGCCGATCAAGCAGATTAACGATGTTCCCGATCGTGAAACCCTGCTGCTGATGACCGGCAGCCAGGGAGAGCCCCTAGCGGCGTTGAGTCGGATCTCCCGCGGCGAGCATCCTCAGGTGCGGGTGAAGACCACCGACACGATCATCTTCTCGGCCAGCCCGATCCCCGGGAACACCATTTCCGTGGTCAACACCATCGACAAGTTGATGATGTTGGGCGCCAAGGTGGTCTATGGCAAAGGCGAAGGCATTCACGTCTCCGGCCATGGCTTCCAGGAGGACCAAAAGCTGATGCTGGCCCTCACCAAGCCCAAGTTCTTTGTGCCGGTGCACGGTGAGCACCGCATGCTGGTGCAGCACTCCAAGACCGGTCACGCCATGGGTGTGCCGGAGAACAACACCCTGATCATCGACAACGGTGATGTGGTGGAGCTGACGCCGGATTCGATTCGTAAGGGGGATCCGGTGAAGGCCGGCATCGAGCTGCTGGATCAATCCCGCAATGGCATTGTTGATGCTCGTGTGCTCAAGGAGCGTCAGCAGCTGGCGGAAGACGGTGTGGTGACGATCCTGTCGGCCATCAGCACCGATGGCGCGATGGTGGCGCCGCCAAGGGTGAACCTGCGCGGGGTGGTGACCACCGCCGATGCCCGCAAGATGTCGCTCTGGACCGAGCGCGAGATCACCTGGGTGCTGGAGAACAAATGGAAGCAGCTCTGTCGCCACACCGGAGGCAAGGCGCCGGAGGTGGATTGGATGGGTGTGCAGCGTGAGGTGGAAGTGGGCCTCGGCCGTCGTATGCGACGTGAGCTGCAGGTGGAGCCGTTGATCCTCTGCCTGGTGCAGCCCGCTCCCGGTGGCACACCTGTTTACAAGGGTCGCGCCGATGCCGAACCCGACGATCGTCCGGCTCCCCGTGGTCGCCGTGGTGGCGGCGGACCCGGTCGCAGCAACAATGGTCAAGGGCGCAATACACCCGCCCCCGTGCGCACCAATACCGCTCCGGCACCAGCACCGGCAGCGGCAACGGCTGTGGTGGAGAAGCCCGACGCCCAGAAAGCTGTCGCATCCAAGCCGGAGCCGGAGCCGGAGATGCCGGCCGGTCGTACCCGCCGTCGCCGCTCTGCGGCGGCCTGA